A single window of Coffea eugenioides isolate CCC68of chromosome 7, Ceug_1.0, whole genome shotgun sequence DNA harbors:
- the LOC113776786 gene encoding uncharacterized protein LOC113776786, with protein sequence MESSSESSFKVMNQDFVKLDKFNGTNYSRWKDKMMFFLTALKIAYVLDRSLPEIPVPKDDDSNEVKVQCKKREEDELLCREHIMNTLSDRLYDMYTTVKSPKEIWNVLEYKYNTMKQGADKFLIMQYFDFRITENSSLMDQIHDLQVIVSKLHDLKVEVSESLQVGAIIAKLPTSWNDYKKTLLQTMKHSL encoded by the coding sequence ATGGAGTCAAGTTCTGAATCCTCTTTCAAAGTGATGAATCAGGACTTCGTCAAGTTGGACAAATTCAACGGCACTAACTACTCCCGTTGGAAGGATAAGATGATGTTTTTCCTGACAGCTTTGAAGATTGCTTATGTTCTGGATCGTTCACTTCCTGAAATTCCAGTGCCTAAAGATGATGATTCTAATGAAGTCAAGGTGCAATGCAAGAAACGCGAAGAGGACGAGTTGCTGTGCAGAGAACACATCATGAATACTCTTTCTGATCGCTTGTATGATATGTATACTACAGTCAAGTCGCCAAAGGAAATCTGGAATGTGCTGGAGTACAAGTATAATACGATGAAACAAGGTGCGGACAAATTTCTGATTATGCAATATTTTGATTTTCGTATCACTGAGAATTCTTCTCTTATGGATCAGATTCATGATCTCCAAGTGATTGTGTCTAAATTACATGATCTGAAAGTAGAGGTATCTGAATCTTTGCAAGTTGGAGCAATAATAGCAAAACTTCCAACCAGTTGGAATGACTATAAGAAAACGTTGCTCCAAACTATGAAACATTCACTATAG